One stretch of Qipengyuania gelatinilytica DNA includes these proteins:
- a CDS encoding cytochrome c oxidase subunit 3 yields MAGNVNHEYHILEPDIWPLIGSISALTFTSGMVLFMHDMGSAHLVLGLGIAGLIATFFSWFSNIVKEAQRGDHTPIVQLHMRYGMILFIASEVMFFVGWFWSWFDFALFPSEISEVIGGEFPPVAIEYVINPFSLPLLNTLILLCSGTTVTWAHHSLIHGDRDGLKKGLWATVLLGAVFTAIQAYEYGVAPFAFGGNTYSSAFYMATGFHGFHVLVGTIFLIVCLVRAYAGHFTPRQHFGFEAAAWYWHFVDVVWLFLFAVVYVWGGWGAEFH; encoded by the coding sequence ATGGCTGGTAACGTCAATCACGAATATCACATCCTCGAACCCGATATCTGGCCGCTGATCGGCTCGATCTCGGCGCTGACCTTCACCAGCGGCATGGTTCTGTTCATGCATGATATGGGCAGTGCCCATCTCGTGCTGGGCCTCGGTATCGCAGGTCTCATCGCCACTTTCTTCTCCTGGTTCTCGAACATCGTGAAGGAAGCGCAGCGCGGCGATCACACGCCGATCGTGCAGTTGCACATGCGTTACGGCATGATCCTGTTCATCGCTTCGGAAGTGATGTTCTTCGTCGGCTGGTTCTGGAGCTGGTTCGATTTCGCGCTGTTCCCCAGCGAGATTTCCGAAGTCATCGGCGGCGAGTTCCCGCCCGTGGCTATCGAATATGTCATCAATCCGTTCAGCCTGCCCTTGCTCAACACCCTGATCCTGCTTTGCTCGGGTACCACGGTGACCTGGGCGCATCATTCGCTGATCCACGGTGACCGCGACGGCCTGAAGAAGGGCCTGTGGGCAACGGTCCTGCTCGGCGCGGTCTTCACCGCGATCCAGGCTTACGAATACGGCGTTGCCCCCTTCGCATTCGGCGGCAACACCTATAGCTCGGCCTTCTACATGGCGACCGGCTTTCACGGCTTCCACGTGCTCGTCGGCACGATCTTCCTGATCGTCTGCCTGGTACGCGCCTATGCGGGCCACTTCACGCCGCGCCAGCACTTCGGCTTCGAAGCCGCTGCGTGGTACTGGCACTTCGTCGACGTGGTGTGGCTGTTCCTCTTCGCCGTCGTCTATGTCTGGGGCGGCTGGGGCGCAGAGTTCCACTGA
- a CDS encoding SURF1 family cytochrome oxidase biogenesis protein produces the protein MTRNIPIIPTIIVAAAIAVMIALGFWQLGRMGEKEALIAQAEQSLKMSSEVEYPRDQAGIEAAMYRRTTILCASASGGTTTAGTSARGEKGVAQRVLCELADGTPVKVDLGFSRNPAPVQWSGGEVRGTIAPGGRVVAAEPLAGLEPLATPDPRDLPNNHLAYAGQWFFFALTALVIYILALRRRSATKARDD, from the coding sequence ATGACCCGCAACATTCCCATCATCCCGACGATCATCGTGGCCGCCGCCATCGCGGTCATGATCGCGCTAGGTTTCTGGCAGCTTGGCCGGATGGGCGAGAAGGAAGCCCTGATCGCACAGGCAGAGCAGTCGTTGAAGATGTCATCCGAGGTCGAATACCCCCGCGATCAGGCAGGGATCGAGGCAGCCATGTATCGCCGCACGACGATCCTTTGCGCCAGCGCATCGGGCGGGACGACGACTGCCGGGACCAGTGCGCGCGGCGAAAAGGGCGTGGCGCAGCGCGTGCTCTGCGAATTGGCGGACGGCACCCCCGTGAAGGTGGACCTCGGCTTCTCGCGCAATCCCGCGCCGGTCCAATGGAGCGGCGGTGAAGTACGTGGCACCATCGCGCCCGGCGGCCGAGTAGTCGCCGCAGAGCCGCTGGCAGGGCTGGAGCCGCTCGCCACGCCGGATCCGCGCGACCTGCCCAACAACCACCTTGCCTATGCCGGACAGTGGTTCTTCTTCGCGCTCACCGCGCTCGTCATCTACATCCTCGCGCTGCGCCGCCGTTCTGCCACCAAGGCTAGGGACGACTAA